The genomic region TGCTCCGGGTCCCGCAGCCGGGCGAGGTGCTGCTGTCCCCGGCACTGGCCGCGCTGGCCAGGGACCTGCCAGCCGACCACCTGGCCAAACGCTTCCAGGGCAAGGTGATCGGCGAACTGGGCGACCAGGCGCTGGTCCACCCCGGCGAACTGGTCGCGGTGGTCGGGCACAGCCAGCAGACCCTGTCCGAGTACGACGCCTACCCCGCGGCCGGCCTGGTGCCGACCCGTGAGCCACAGCCCGAGTTCATCCTGCTGCTGCTCTCCCAGGTCGGCCTGGTCGTGCTGGTGGTGCCCAGCCTGGTGCTGATCGCCTCCTCGGCCCGGCTCACCGCGGCCCGCCGGGAACGCCGCCTGGCCGCGCTCCGGCTGGCCGGGGCGACCCCAGCGCAGGTGGTCGCGATCACGGTGGCGGAGATCGCGATCGCCACCGTGCTGGGCACCCTGCTCGGCCTGTTGCTCGGCCCGCTGGCCAGGGGACTGACCACCCAGCTGCCGTGGAACGGCGGCACCTGGTTCGCCGCCGACCTGGAACCCAGCTGGCTGCTCAGCCTCGGCATCGCGGTCGGCACCCCGCTGCTGGTGGTCGGCGCGGCCGTGTTCGGCCTGCGCCGGGTGCTCACCCAGCCGCTCGGCGCGGCCCAGCAGCACGGCCGCAAGGCGCCCAGCGCGTGGCGGCTGCTCATCCTGGTGGGCGCGGGCGTGGCCTTCGCCGGGGGCATCAGCATCGCCAGCAGCACCGGCGGCACCTCGGTGCTGATCGGCGCGCTGGCCGCGATCGCGCTGGCCGCCTCGGTGGTCGGCCCGTGGATGACCTCGGTGGTCGGCCGGATCTTCACCAAGTTCTGGCGCCGCCCGTCCACCCTGCTGGCCGGCCGCCGCCTGCGCGATGACCCCAAGGCCGCCTACCGGGCCGCCTCCGGCGTGGTGCTCGCGGTGTTCACCGGCTGCCTGGCGCTGACCGTGCTGCCCTCGCTGGAGAGCAAGGTGGACCAACGAGTTTGGGGCCCGTGGAAGGAGGGCGTGCTCTACACCACGGTCTCCGCCGAGGAGGCGCCCACCGCCGCCGAACGGCTGCGGGCAGAGCTGGCCAAGCGCGGGGTGAACAGCCCGGTCGGCGTGGCCGCGCAGGGCAACCTGCGGGACAGCGCGGACAACCACGTCGGCCGCGCGATCGTGCTCGGCTGCGCGGACGCGGCCCGGCTGATGTGGCTGGAGATCGGCCAGTGCGGCGGTCAGCCCGGCGTCCGGATCGGCAAGGGCGCGAAGCTGCCCCCCGGTCCGCTGCAGTTCGCCTCCTACAGCAGCAAGGGCGAGTCGCGCACCCCGCTGCCCGCGCGCCCCGTGGTGCACCAGATGGCCGGGTCCACCGACAAGGCCGACCGGATCATGCTGATCGACCCCGAGGTGATCCCCAGCGGCGCCCAGCTCAACGGCTACACGCTGACCGTGCAGACCAGCCCGGCCAACGCGGAGCTGGTGCGCACCCTGCTGATCGAGCAGGTGCCCGGCGGCCGGGTCGGCTCACTGGAGGCCCAGCAGGGCCGCGACGGCATGCAGGTCGCGGACATGCGCCGGATCGCGATGATCGGCCTGATCATCGCGGGCCTGCTCGGCGGCATCAGCGCCGCCATCACCGCCGCGGGCGCGGTGGTCGACCGCAGGCGCACGCTGGCCGCGCTGATCGCCGCGGGCACCCCGGTGCGGGTGCTGGCCAGGGCACTGCGCACGGAGGCGGCGCTGCCGTCACTGGTGGCCACGCTGGGCGCGGGCATCGCCGGACTGGTGGTCGGAGCTGGACTGATGACCATCGCCGGGGCCCCGCTGACGCTCAACCTGTGGCTGGTCACACCACTGGTCGTCGGCTTCGGCGTCGCGGTGGTCGCCGCGTCCGCCTGCGGCCCGCTGCTGCGCCGGATCTCTCCTCAGGCCTACGCCGAGGAGTAGCACCTCGGCCGTTCGGCCAGTCCGCCGACTGGCCGAACGGTCGGGGTCGGTATGGCTCAACGGCCGATCCGGACTCGGGGTCTACCAGCGCAAACTGGTTGCAGACACAGAGAGCGCGAAGTGAAGGAGACCACGATGCTGGAGATGGTGCTGACCTGGACGGGCGCGGTGCTGAGCCTGCTGGTGCTGCTGCTGATGATCCTCCCGGCCGTGGTCGACGGCCAGGGCGAGCCGAGGGCGGTGAAGGTCGCTCGCACCGAGCGGATCAAGGCCACCCGCGCGGTCCGCGCGGTGCACAACACCCGCCGCCCGGTGCGCCACGCCGGACCG from Crossiella sp. CA-258035 harbors:
- a CDS encoding FtsX-like permease family protein gives rise to the protein MNPFQLALRVFRADKRSLVSAVCTLFGVAIAVTLVSWLAAVPGALDARAAHEAWRSPGPADSVEAATVLVKNSEDRVRDKTIVRVDVAALTPNAPAAPGLLRVPQPGEVLLSPALAALARDLPADHLAKRFQGKVIGELGDQALVHPGELVAVVGHSQQTLSEYDAYPAAGLVPTREPQPEFILLLLSQVGLVVLVVPSLVLIASSARLTAARRERRLAALRLAGATPAQVVAITVAEIAIATVLGTLLGLLLGPLARGLTTQLPWNGGTWFAADLEPSWLLSLGIAVGTPLLVVGAAVFGLRRVLTQPLGAAQQHGRKAPSAWRLLILVGAGVAFAGGISIASSTGGTSVLIGALAAIALAASVVGPWMTSVVGRIFTKFWRRPSTLLAGRRLRDDPKAAYRAASGVVLAVFTGCLALTVLPSLESKVDQRVWGPWKEGVLYTTVSAEEAPTAAERLRAELAKRGVNSPVGVAAQGNLRDSADNHVGRAIVLGCADAARLMWLEIGQCGGQPGVRIGKGAKLPPGPLQFASYSSKGESRTPLPARPVVHQMAGSTDKADRIMLIDPEVIPSGAQLNGYTLTVQTSPANAELVRTLLIEQVPGGRVGSLEAQQGRDGMQVADMRRIAMIGLIIAGLLGGISAAITAAGAVVDRRRTLAALIAAGTPVRVLARALRTEAALPSLVATLGAGIAGLVVGAGLMTIAGAPLTLNLWLVTPLVVGFGVAVVAASACGPLLRRISPQAYAEE